Proteins encoded in a region of the Caldivirga sp. genome:
- a CDS encoding glycoside hydrolase family 172 protein — protein MLLDLPRLKPGKLRYISSTHYIDEEHRKWLDYYSVPAHGKLTLLEVSSPGVIASLWLTVAGGFSKPAVKDYLRRLIIRAYWDGELSPSIEAPLSCFFGSCYSTNTITEYHHYSSLVMGTTSGGYYTFLPMPFKRAIIEVENCSGLDVDHLYYMISYYEGVDVSSMGRLHAVWRSENPTELGKPYLILEALGQGHYVGTVLAMEGLSQANPPSGGLGFLEGNMMIYADGELAYGSTGTEDYFLSGWYFIKGPFNAPFHGLLIKDEERFRILAYRFHIPDSIPFQRELRVMIHHGEYDEVLAKYESVAYWYQAEPHKEFNRIDCKSLS, from the coding sequence ATGCTGCTTGATCTACCCAGGCTTAAACCCGGTAAATTAAGGTATATTTCAAGCACGCACTATATTGATGAGGAACATAGGAAGTGGCTTGACTACTATTCAGTACCTGCCCATGGTAAGTTGACTTTACTTGAAGTCAGTAGCCCTGGTGTAATTGCCAGCCTATGGTTAACTGTTGCTGGTGGTTTTTCTAAGCCAGCGGTTAAGGATTATTTAAGGAGGCTTATTATTAGGGCTTATTGGGATGGTGAATTAAGCCCAAGCATTGAGGCACCATTATCCTGCTTCTTCGGCTCATGCTACTCAACAAACACCATAACCGAGTATCACCACTACTCCTCCCTGGTAATGGGCACCACCAGCGGTGGCTACTACACGTTCCTCCCAATGCCCTTTAAGAGGGCTATTATTGAGGTTGAGAATTGTAGCGGCCTTGATGTTGACCACCTCTACTACATGATTAGTTACTATGAGGGTGTAGACGTTAGTAGTATGGGTAGACTTCATGCGGTATGGCGCAGTGAGAACCCCACTGAGTTAGGTAAACCATATCTTATTCTTGAGGCTTTAGGTCAGGGACATTACGTAGGTACTGTCTTAGCCATGGAGGGTTTAAGCCAGGCTAATCCACCCTCAGGTGGGTTAGGCTTCCTTGAGGGAAACATGATGATTTACGCTGATGGTGAATTAGCGTATGGTTCAACAGGCACTGAAGACTACTTCCTGAGCGGCTGGTACTTTATTAAGGGTCCATTTAATGCACCATTCCACGGCCTGTTGATTAAGGATGAGGAGAGGTTTAGGATCTTAGCATACAGGTTCCATATACCTGACTCAATACCATTTCAAAGGGAGTTAAGGGTCATGATACACCACGGTGAGTACGATGAGGTACTGGCTAAGTATGAAAGTGTAGCCTACTGGTATCAAGCCGAGCCACATAAGGAATTCAATAGAATTGACTGTAAATCACTAAGTTAA
- a CDS encoding alkaline phosphatase family protein produces MARASRLLFIGLDAFEPLIMLKLVDEGLMPNFSRLLKEGSFTLAYSSPPCDTPTNWTTIMTGSFTGTHGMTSFFAHKPHGELNEGFSTLDSRVCESEFLWNVLEDYGKRVAIVNYPVAWPPTIKRGIVIGGPAPGASPWRVKWPMVYSNNCTTRDLNKCSPITIKEAEGWVNIPNSRSKPLEFEFTLTGEGPTAEQTPGWFIRPSTKLTKVPKYYALVINLNGAGYDTVIVSRLRDVSSPIATLKSGDWSGWIRDNVTVGDSSYEVAFRLKLVKLSNDASLIELYRSDVVLTSGWSAPVDLSGEITDALGPYVEGVECQPDLSSIREDVLGDDYFSIWLENIKYSIGWYSGLAKLLKDRFNWDAFIMHYHLHDSVNHRFLGLLYDKHPSYNAEYASRLWDFYREVYRLTDDFIGEMIKYVDEDTLIVLASDHGQVPAWRFIWIGDALIKRGLLAYRLEGDYYVVDWSRTMAYPFGHTTPYIFINLKGRDPHGIVDPRDYDAVRYEVIEALYSIRDPENGEHPVALALKKEDAEFLGQWGERVGDVIYFLKPGYSNVVFDFSKVHKRIVDGPIVRPLSDMGFWTALHHDYLPNAQVGLFTNEAFILMKGPGIRKGFRRDKPVWLTDLAPTIAHLMGVRLPRNNEGNIIADFLE; encoded by the coding sequence ATGGCTAGGGCTAGTAGGCTCCTGTTCATCGGCTTAGATGCCTTTGAACCCTTAATAATGCTTAAGCTTGTTGATGAGGGTTTAATGCCTAACTTCAGTAGGCTTCTTAAGGAGGGTTCATTTACGTTAGCCTACTCCTCACCACCCTGTGACACACCAACCAATTGGACCACCATTATGACTGGTTCATTCACTGGTACTCATGGTATGACAAGCTTCTTCGCCCATAAGCCTCACGGTGAGCTTAATGAGGGTTTCTCAACACTTGACTCCAGGGTTTGCGAATCTGAATTCCTCTGGAATGTACTTGAGGATTACGGTAAACGCGTTGCCATTGTTAACTACCCTGTTGCATGGCCCCCAACAATAAAGAGAGGCATTGTAATCGGTGGCCCAGCGCCAGGTGCCTCACCCTGGCGTGTTAAGTGGCCCATGGTTTACTCAAACAATTGCACAACTAGGGATTTAAACAAGTGCAGCCCCATAACTATTAAGGAGGCTGAGGGCTGGGTCAATATTCCTAATTCCCGTAGTAAACCCCTTGAATTCGAATTCACCCTAACAGGTGAGGGGCCTACCGCTGAACAAACCCCGGGTTGGTTCATTAGGCCCAGCACTAAATTAACCAAGGTGCCTAAGTACTATGCTTTAGTGATTAACTTAAACGGCGCCGGTTACGATACGGTAATTGTATCTAGGTTGAGGGATGTCTCAAGCCCCATAGCTACTCTTAAGTCTGGTGATTGGAGTGGTTGGATTAGGGATAATGTTACCGTAGGCGACTCAAGTTATGAGGTTGCCTTTAGGCTTAAGTTAGTTAAACTTAGTAATGATGCCAGTTTAATTGAACTGTATAGGAGTGACGTTGTATTAACCAGTGGTTGGAGTGCCCCAGTGGACTTATCTGGTGAGATAACGGATGCTTTAGGACCTTATGTTGAGGGTGTTGAATGCCAACCTGACTTATCAAGTATTCGTGAGGATGTCTTAGGTGATGACTACTTCAGTATTTGGCTTGAGAACATTAAGTATTCAATAGGCTGGTATAGTGGCTTAGCTAAACTACTTAAGGATAGGTTTAATTGGGATGCCTTCATAATGCACTACCACCTCCACGACTCAGTAAACCACAGGTTCCTTGGATTACTCTACGACAAGCACCCAAGCTATAATGCGGAGTACGCCAGTAGGTTATGGGACTTTTACCGCGAGGTCTATAGGCTGACTGATGATTTTATCGGTGAGATGATTAAGTACGTTGATGAGGATACCTTAATAGTCTTAGCCTCAGACCACGGCCAAGTCCCAGCATGGAGGTTTATTTGGATTGGCGACGCCTTGATTAAGCGTGGCCTATTGGCCTATAGGCTTGAGGGTGATTATTACGTTGTTGACTGGTCTAGGACCATGGCTTACCCATTCGGCCACACTACACCCTACATATTCATTAACCTGAAGGGCCGTGACCCACACGGCATTGTTGACCCAAGGGACTATGATGCAGTTAGGTATGAGGTTATTGAGGCATTATACTCGATAAGGGATCCTGAGAACGGTGAACACCCAGTTGCATTAGCGCTTAAGAAGGAGGATGCGGAGTTCCTTGGACAGTGGGGTGAGCGTGTTGGCGACGTAATTTACTTCCTTAAACCAGGCTACAGTAATGTGGTTTTCGACTTCAGTAAGGTTCATAAGAGAATTGTGGATGGGCCTATTGTAAGACCACTCAGTGATATGGGCTTCTGGACAGCACTACACCACGATTACTTACCAAACGCTCAAGTTGGCTTATTCACCAACGAGGCCTTCATACTGATGAAGGGTCCAGGGATTAGGAAGGGGTTTAGGAGGGATAAGCCTGTTTGGTTAACTGACCTAGCCCCAACAATAGCCCACCTAATGGGCGTTAGGCTACCTAGGAATAACGAAGGAAACATAATAGCGGACTTCCTAGAATGA
- a CDS encoding sulfatase translates to MVSGRGFNVILIAIDTLRADRVGCLGSGYPTMPNVDYLCRDSVAFTNHYSEAIPTHPSFTTILTGVSPLIHKIVSHDGEVQLSRSILTLPQILNNAGYLTIAVDNLATHLNAGWFARGYGYYIDIGGIVVISNGIKISGEVVNTRVKGALELINRHHDEPLLLFIHYWDPHTPYIPPKGYAERFYKGDYTRGDLASRLNSTRWGRSLLRGSWMRNLVDSGVNDPDYVRALYDGEVAYVDERFSELMRMISDLGLLEDTLIILTADHGEGLGEHNVYYDHHGLYEWDVKTPLIIRLPDRLIDEIGRSRARGVKYDALVQNTDIAPTILDALGLKAPDNVTGVSLLNVIKGESKGRDVVLSLENTRQTARMIRVGEWKLIQWIRDDTYGRRAGHIELYNLAKDPAESRNLAEEEGEVALRLLGLMERKYRVITGANDPLLTQEISLPIPIN, encoded by the coding sequence ATGGTTAGTGGCCGCGGCTTCAATGTAATTCTCATAGCCATAGATACCTTGAGGGCTGATAGGGTTGGTTGCCTTGGTTCAGGTTACCCAACAATGCCTAATGTTGACTACCTCTGCCGTGACTCAGTGGCCTTCACTAATCATTACTCTGAGGCTATTCCAACACACCCATCCTTCACTACAATCCTCACTGGAGTATCACCGTTAATTCATAAGATAGTTAGCCATGATGGTGAGGTTCAATTAAGTAGAAGCATATTAACCCTACCGCAGATACTTAATAATGCTGGTTACTTAACCATAGCTGTTGATAATTTAGCCACCCACCTGAATGCAGGTTGGTTTGCTAGGGGTTATGGATATTATATTGATATTGGTGGTATAGTGGTGATTTCCAACGGTATTAAGATTAGTGGTGAGGTTGTTAATACTAGAGTTAAGGGTGCCTTAGAGTTGATTAATAGGCACCATGACGAGCCACTCCTCCTCTTCATACACTACTGGGATCCCCACACACCCTACATTCCACCTAAGGGTTATGCGGAAAGATTCTATAAGGGTGATTACACTAGGGGTGACTTGGCTAGTAGGCTTAACTCAACTAGGTGGGGTAGATCACTGCTTAGAGGTAGTTGGATGAGGAACTTGGTTGATTCAGGCGTTAATGATCCTGATTACGTTAGGGCTCTTTACGATGGTGAGGTTGCCTACGTTGATGAGAGGTTCAGTGAGTTAATGAGGATGATTAGTGATCTTGGCCTACTTGAGGACACGTTAATAATATTGACCGCTGACCATGGTGAGGGTCTTGGTGAGCATAACGTGTATTACGATCACCACGGCTTATATGAGTGGGATGTTAAGACACCTCTAATCATTAGGCTACCTGACAGGCTAATTGATGAGATTGGCCGCAGTAGGGCTAGGGGTGTTAAGTATGATGCATTAGTCCAAAATACGGATATAGCCCCAACAATACTTGATGCATTAGGCTTAAAGGCTCCTGATAATGTGACTGGCGTAAGCCTACTCAATGTGATTAAGGGTGAGTCTAAGGGGCGTGATGTGGTGTTAAGCCTTGAGAATACTAGGCAGACTGCCAGGATGATTAGGGTTGGTGAGTGGAAGCTAATACAGTGGATTAGGGATGACACATACGGTAGGAGGGCAGGACACATAGAGCTATACAATCTAGCCAAGGACCCAGCTGAGTCAAGAAACCTGGCTGAGGAGGAGGGTGAGGTGGCCTTAAGGCTACTTGGATTAATGGAGAGGAAGTATAGGGTAATAACAGGCGCCAACGACCCATTATTAACACAAGAAATAAGCCTACCAATACCAATTAATTGA
- a CDS encoding sulfatase, with amino-acid sequence MGSRYNVVLVIIDTLRRDHVGCLGGLAKTPNIDRVCREGVVFTRAYPESLPTIPVRRAIYTGRRVFPFSQRPILRRGIPWIRMAGWQPLSDDDTAIAEYFKGKGYRTALIGDNYHIFEPGMNFNRGFDEWIFIRGQEWDHYRSFKVPDYVVNKYLTPSLKGTGVEGLIRRYLANVSFRRSEEDWFPALTFREAVRWLTENKDAEGFLLVIESFDPHEPWDPPHEFVDMYDPGYSGPEVITPKYGPSDYLSERELRHMRAHYAGEVTLVDKWFGYFMQKFYELNLDKNTILIVISDHGHQLGEHGLTGKVAWGLYPELVDIPLIIRHPEYVNSGIKVNEFVYDHDLFPTICALTSVGCSGLSFDGLNIWGYVDGKETRVRDYVTSAFGNYVMYRDDEYWLISDREGSNAQLFNLKNDPELRHNIAGEASDKVKELFSRITQDAGGRLEPLPTGERDPYEWYNELYVR; translated from the coding sequence ATGGGTTCGCGTTATAACGTTGTTCTGGTTATCATCGATACGTTGCGTAGGGATCATGTTGGTTGCCTTGGTGGTTTAGCTAAGACGCCTAATATTGATAGGGTTTGTAGGGAGGGTGTTGTCTTCACTAGGGCTTACCCAGAATCCCTACCAACAATACCTGTTAGGAGGGCTATATACACTGGTAGGAGGGTGTTCCCATTTAGCCAAAGGCCGATTTTAAGGAGGGGTATTCCATGGATTAGGATGGCTGGTTGGCAACCCCTCTCAGATGATGATACGGCGATTGCTGAGTATTTTAAGGGTAAGGGCTATAGGACTGCCTTAATTGGTGATAATTACCACATTTTTGAGCCGGGGATGAATTTTAATAGGGGTTTTGATGAGTGGATATTCATTAGGGGTCAGGAGTGGGACCACTACAGGTCCTTTAAGGTTCCTGACTATGTGGTTAATAAGTATTTGACGCCAAGCCTTAAGGGTACTGGTGTTGAGGGGCTTATTAGGCGTTACCTTGCTAATGTGAGTTTTAGGAGGAGTGAGGAGGATTGGTTCCCAGCATTAACCTTTAGGGAGGCTGTTAGGTGGCTTACTGAGAATAAGGATGCTGAGGGATTCCTACTTGTCATAGAGTCCTTTGACCCACATGAACCATGGGACCCACCCCACGAGTTCGTTGACATGTATGATCCAGGCTATAGTGGGCCTGAGGTCATTACACCTAAGTATGGGCCTTCTGATTACCTTAGTGAACGTGAGCTCAGGCACATGAGGGCTCATTATGCTGGTGAAGTTACCCTGGTTGATAAGTGGTTTGGGTACTTCATGCAGAAGTTCTATGAATTAAACCTGGATAAGAACACGATACTAATAGTAATCTCGGACCATGGGCACCAGCTTGGTGAACATGGGTTAACTGGGAAGGTTGCCTGGGGCCTATACCCAGAGCTCGTCGATATTCCTCTAATAATAAGGCACCCGGAGTACGTTAACTCTGGGATTAAGGTTAATGAATTCGTGTATGATCATGACTTATTCCCAACAATATGCGCATTAACCAGTGTAGGCTGCAGTGGCTTAAGCTTCGATGGCTTGAATATTTGGGGTTACGTTGATGGTAAGGAGACTAGGGTGAGGGATTACGTAACATCAGCCTTCGGGAACTACGTAATGTACCGTGATGATGAGTATTGGCTAATAAGCGATAGGGAAGGCTCCAATGCTCAATTATTCAACCTTAAGAACGACCCAGAGCTTAGGCATAATATTGCAGGTGAGGCTAGTGATAAGGTTAAGGAATTATTCAGCAGAATCACCCAGGATGCTGGTGGGAGACTTGAACCACTACCAACTGGGGAGAGGGATCCATATGAATGGTATAATGAATTATACGTGAGGTGA